A stretch of DNA from Pseudomonadales bacterium:
TCACGCTTTTTTGAACGAGGATTATAAAAAGACACAACAAAATCCCCTTGGCCGCAGGCATGTAAGCGTTTTTCAATGGTTTGCCAAGGAGTTAATAAATCTGACAGTGAAATAGTGCAAAAATCATGTCCAAGCATTGCGCCAATACTGGCAGCACCAGCCTGCATCGCCGATACACCAGGCACTACCTCAATATCAACCTCGAGCCAGTCAGCTGATTGGTGCTTTCCTTGAAGCTGTTGATCCAGTAATTCAAAGACTAAGGTGGCCATCGCATAAATACCGATATCACCACTAGAGACTAAGGCGGTAACCTTGCCGCTGGCTGCCAAATCGAGAGCAAGCTTGGCGCGTTCTATCTCCTCGCCCAGCGGTAAATCGTGATGGGTTTTTCCGTCACATACCTCACCCAGCAGCTGCAAATATAAACCGTAAGCAACCAGATCTGAACTGGCCGCTATCGCTGCGATAGCGCGCGGGGTTACTAAATCTG
This window harbors:
- the cobJ gene encoding precorrin-3B C(17)-methyltransferase → MKKLYVVGAGPGAADLVTPRAIAAIAASSDLVAYGLYLQLLGEVCDGKTHHDLPLGEEIERAKLALDLAASGKVTALVSSGDIGIYAMATLVFELLDQQLQGKHQSADWLEVDIEVVPGVSAMQAGAASIGAMLGHDFCTISLSDLLTPWQTIEKRLHACGQGDFVVSFYNPRSKKRDWQINTARDILLQYRPATTPVLLGRQLSRDDESITITTLAELDANDVDMFTLVSVGNSESKHIQYAQQQWVYTPRGYAKKL